In a genomic window of Punica granatum isolate Tunisia-2019 chromosome 6, ASM765513v2, whole genome shotgun sequence:
- the LOC116209862 gene encoding uncharacterized protein LOC116209862 yields the protein MFRCNKCCSWNRFIDSSPLQPDAFTLPSPLPQWPLGLGFASGAINLGELQVCKVKSFKSIWSWNSSHDKKKGITFYRPIKVPEGFFCLGHYCQPNDQPLHGFVLVAREMASSQEASGNLESDTKPALQKPLDYMLVWSPNDGSEDNYGKCGYFWLPKSPAGYKSIGFLVTDSPSKPDLDEVRVVREDLTDQCEIHKLILNFQHESLEVPFQVWSTRPKHRGMLDKGISTGTFFCSCCWTFGDDLCIACLKNLNPYLHAMPTLDQVHALIKHYGPTVFFHPDEEYLPSSIAWFFKSGSVLYRSGLSQGEAIDADGSNLPAGGRNDGEYWIDLPNNEQNIIVKRGNLESAKLYIHVKPALGGTFTDIAMWVFCPYNGPAILKAGVMNIPLSNVGQHVGDWEHFTLRISNFTGELWGIYFSQHSGGQWVAPHDLEFIDGNRAIVYSSKNGHASFPHPGTYIQGSQMLRIGIRNDVARSDLYINSNTAYEIVSAEYLGNGVVVEPCWLQFMRKWGPTVVYDSRAALDRIIKMLPVMVQYSMENMFNKLPLELYGEEGPTGPKEKNNWLGDERG from the coding sequence GTCTAGGGTTTGCAAGCGGAGCAATAAACCTTGGGGAACTTCAAGTTTGCAAAGTCAAAAGTTTTAAGTCCATTTGGAGTTGGAACTCATCGCACGATAAGAAGAAAGGCATTACATTTTATAGGCCTATTAAAGTACCAGAAGGATTCTTCTGCCTTGGTCATTACTGCCAACCGAATGATCAACCTCTGCATGGTTTTGTACTTGTGGCTCGAGAAATGGCTTCCTCTCAAGAAGCTTCGGGTAACTTGGAGAGTGATACGAAACCAGCCCTTCAGAAACCCCTTGATTACATGCTAGTTTGGAGTCCAAATGATGGGAGCGAAGATAACTATGGGAAGTGTGGTTACTTTTGGCTTCCTAAGTCTCCTGCAGGTTATAAATCTATTGGATTTTTGGTTACTGATAGCCCAAGCAAGCCCGATTTGGATGAAGTTAGAGTAGTTAGAGAAGACTTGACAGACCAGTGTGAGATCCATAAGTTGATACTTAATTTCCAGCATGAATCCCTAGAAGTGCCTTTCCAAGTCTGGAGCACCAGACCTAAGCACAGGGGAATGCTAGATAAGGGCATTTCCACGGGCACCTTCTTTTGCAGTTGTTGTTGGACCTTTGGAGACGACTTGTGCATTGCATGCTTGAAGAACTTAAACCCCTATCTTCATGCAATGCCAACCCTTGATCAGGTCCATGCACTTATCAAACACTATGGGCCCACGGTTTTCTTCCACCCTGATGAGGAGTACTTGCCATCTTCTATTGCATGGTTCTTCAAAAGTGGATCAGTACTATATCGAAGCGGACTGTCACAGGGCGAGGCCATTGATGCAGATGGTTCGAATTTGCCTGCTGGGGGGAGAAACGATGGCGAATATTGGATCGACTTGCCTAACAATGAACAAAATATAATTGTCAAACGTGGGAATTTGGAGTCTGCAAAGCTCTATATTCACGTTAAGCCAGCACTGGGTGGGACTTTCACCGACATTGCAATGTGGGTCTTCTGTCCCTACAACGGGCCTGCAATTCTTAAAGCCGGGGTAATGAACATCCCTCTTAGCAATGTTGGGCAACACGTGGGAGATTGGGAGCACTTCACCCTACGAATTAGCAACTTCACAGGAGAGCTTTGGGGAATCTACTTCTCACAGCATAGCGGTGGACAATGGGTAGCTCCTCATGATTTGGAGTTCATAGATGGAAATAGGGCCATAGTCTACTCGTCAAAGAATGGGCATGCTAGCTTCCCTCATCCTGGGACCTATATCCAAGGATCCCAGATGCTTAGGATTGGGATTAGAAATGATGTCGCGCGGAGTGATCTCTACATCAATTCCAATACTGCTTATGAGATAGTTTCTGCAGAGTATCTCGGCAATGGGGTTGTCGTTGAGCCCTGTTGGCTTCAATTTATGAGGAAGTGGGGCCCAACTGTGGTCTATGATTCAAGAGCTGCATTGGATAGGATAATCAAAATGTTACCGGTGATGGTCCAGTATTCAATGGAGAATATGTTTAATAAGCTCCCGCTAGAGTTGTACGGGGAAGAAGGTCCAACTGGGCCGAAGGAAAAGAATAATTGGCTCGGAGATGAAAGAGGCTAA